The genomic stretch TTTGGACTCCAATCCTACCAAGCTTATTGACATTGTGCGAATTGGAAAACAGCTGCTGATGACCAGAGGTTCACTGACAACCTTTTCTGTAGCCAATGATGTGGCCAAATATTTTGCAATAATACCGGTGCTATTCTTCTCAATTTATCCGGAGCTTTCCGTGCTTAATTTTATGGGGCTGACCAGTACCGTAAGTGCCATATTATCCGCAATCATCTATAATGCTTTAATTATCATAGCGCTTATACCTCTGGCATTAAAAGGGGTAAAATACAGAGAACTGCCTGCGGTTAAGCTATTGCAGAGAAACTTGCTATTCTATGGACTCGGTGGGATAATAGCCCCTTTCATTGCAATAAAGGTAATCGATATGCTGCTTTCAGCTTTCGGAGTCGTATAGTGCGGGTAATATAACGAAGAAATAGTCAGAGCACCCTGGTACAGAAAAAACTGGTGAGACAAATTTATATATACAGTATTTTGCATGGAACAAGGATTGGTTGTGGAAAAAGGAAGGATTATTAATATGAATAGTATAAAGAAAATAATAAGACCTGTTGCAGTAAGTTTACTAATGATGACTCTTCTCTGCGGTGTATTTTATACCGCAGCAGTAACAGGAATAGCAGGAATCTTCTTTCCGGTAAAGGCGGAAGGTAGTATAATAACAGTAACCTTAGCAGATGGAAGCACCAAAGAATACGGTTCGGCGCTGATAGCACAGGAATTTACCGAAACAAAGTATCTTATCGGACGTCCTGCGGGCACCAGTAACCTATCACCTGCCAGTAATGAACAAAAGGAACTGGTACAGGAAAGAATTGAGTGGTGGCACAGTATTGATCCGGCGAATCAATTGGAGCTTCCAGCTGATCTGGTAACGGCTTCTGCAAGTGGAGTTGATCCAAACATCTCTGTTGCGGCAGCCAGGTATCAGGTAAGCCGGATAGCAAAAGAGCGTGGTATGGGGGAGGAAGAGGTGCAGGAAATAATTGATAAATATACAGATAAGCCCTTTCTGGGTATATTCGGAGAAGCGGTGGTCAATGTATTAAAGGTCAATCTGGCACTGGATGGATTGCTATAGGGATAAGCAAATTTGCAGAGGTAAAAACTGTGATATAATTAGTTAAATGTGTGAAAGTGAGAAAGCCATGGATGTTACAGATAATCGTCCTGACCCGGAGGCAATTTTAATAAAACTTCAGGTGAAGGATGAAAAAGAAGGCGGAAAACTTAAAATATTCTTTGGATATGCAGCTGGTGTAGGGAAAACTTACGCTATGCTTGATGAAGCACTGGAACATTACAGGTGGGGCAGTGATGTACTGGTGG from Anaerocolumna sp. AGMB13020 encodes the following:
- the kdpC gene encoding K(+)-transporting ATPase subunit C, which gives rise to MNSIKKIIRPVAVSLLMMTLLCGVFYTAAVTGIAGIFFPVKAEGSIITVTLADGSTKEYGSALIAQEFTETKYLIGRPAGTSNLSPASNEQKELVQERIEWWHSIDPANQLELPADLVTASASGVDPNISVAAARYQVSRIAKERGMGEEEVQEIIDKYTDKPFLGIFGEAVVNVLKVNLALDGLL